From one bacterium genomic stretch:
- a CDS encoding arginine--tRNA ligase — MNPREEIIKQLKKITNLKEINLEIPPEGFGDYAFPCFVLAKTFKKSPIQIAQDLAGKIKPNQLIKKVETKGAYLNFLVNKTIIAEDILIKITKEKNKFGCQKHTKEKIFIEHTSINPNASPHIGRARNALLGDFIVRLLRFQGYDIETHYFVNDIGKQIAMLVLGAEDKQKITFNDLLNLYIKINEKIEKTPELEQKVFELLKKLEEGDEKTKKRFRDIVDICVEGQVKIFSELDIKYDKFDYESDYLWTKKTVQVLKELEKTGKLFMDEEERYVLDQKDSNLPMESPFLVLTRADKTSLYPLRDLAYHIDKKKSKSIIVLGEDQKLYFQQLKAALTLLGKPSPQPVFYSFVLLETGKMSTRKGNLVLLEDFMKEALQKAREEIKQRHNNIDDKDAKKIAYGAIKYSILKVTPERNVTFSWKALQFEGDTGPYIQYACARINSILRKYEKKIDEKIDFSLLKTDEENNLIKILSNFEGTIEESERTLKPTILINYLYNLSQVFSNFYIKCPILKADEGLRKARMLLASCVKQVLENGLSILGIETLEKM, encoded by the coding sequence ATAATAAAACAGTTAAAGAAAATCACAAATCTAAAAGAAATCAATTTAGAAATTCCTCCCGAAGGTTTTGGGGATTACGCTTTCCCTTGTTTTGTTTTGGCTAAAACCTTTAAAAAAAGCCCTATTCAGATCGCTCAAGATTTAGCAGGTAAAATCAAACCCAACCAACTTATTAAAAAAGTTGAGACTAAAGGGGCTTATTTGAATTTTCTTGTCAATAAAACAATTATCGCTGAAGATATTCTAATAAAAATCACAAAAGAGAAAAATAAATTCGGTTGCCAAAAACACACAAAAGAGAAGATATTTATCGAACATACAAGCATAAATCCAAATGCTTCACCTCATATAGGAAGAGCGCGAAACGCTTTACTCGGTGATTTTATCGTGCGTCTTTTAAGATTTCAAGGGTATGATATCGAAACACATTATTTTGTAAATGATATCGGTAAACAAATAGCAATGCTTGTTTTGGGCGCGGAAGACAAACAAAAAATAACGTTTAATGATTTATTAAATCTCTATATCAAAATAAACGAAAAAATTGAAAAAACTCCGGAATTGGAACAAAAGGTTTTTGAATTATTAAAGAAACTTGAAGAAGGTGATGAGAAAACAAAGAAACGATTTAGAGATATTGTAGATATTTGTGTTGAAGGCCAGGTAAAGATTTTTTCCGAACTGGATATCAAGTATGATAAATTTGATTACGAGTCAGACTATCTTTGGACAAAAAAAACAGTTCAAGTTTTAAAAGAATTAGAAAAAACGGGAAAACTGTTTATGGACGAGGAAGAAAGATATGTGCTTGACCAGAAAGATTCCAACCTTCCTATGGAAAGTCCTTTCTTAGTCCTAACCAGAGCGGATAAAACAAGCTTGTATCCGTTGAGAGACCTTGCTTACCATATTGATAAGAAAAAATCCAAAAGCATTATTGTTCTTGGAGAAGACCAGAAGCTTTATTTCCAACAGCTAAAAGCGGCTTTAACATTGCTGGGGAAACCTTCTCCTCAGCCTGTTTTTTATTCTTTTGTCCTTTTGGAAACCGGGAAAATGTCAACAAGAAAAGGCAACCTTGTTTTGTTGGAAGATTTTATGAAAGAGGCACTGCAAAAAGCAAGGGAAGAAATAAAACAGCGACATAACAACATTGACGATAAAGACGCAAAAAAAATCGCTTACGGAGCAATAAAGTATTCAATCTTAAAAGTTACTCCGGAGCGAAATGTAACTTTCAGCTGGAAAGCGTTACAATTTGAAGGAGATACGGGTCCATATATTCAATATGCTTGCGCGAGAATAAATTCAATCTTGAGGAAATACGAGAAAAAAATAGACGAAAAAATCGATTTTTCTTTATTAAAAACAGATGAAGAAAACAATTTAATAAAAATTCTTTCCAATTTCGAAGGCACAATAGAAGAATCCGAAAGAACGCTCAAACCAACAATACTCATCAATTATCTTTATAACTTATCGCAAGTATTCTCCAACTTTTATATCAAATGCCCGATATTAA